A portion of the Trachemys scripta elegans isolate TJP31775 chromosome 9, CAS_Tse_1.0, whole genome shotgun sequence genome contains these proteins:
- the MAP3K13 gene encoding mitogen-activated protein kinase kinase kinase 13, giving the protein MHMHGTMASPQEHLSWPSSTNLINKTFSEDKDFSGIHGDHAPTGNHPSPEIIEDVREKGLLQADLIESVGSPVTTAVLTSVSEDSRDQFENSVLQLREQDEVETAVPQGNSNTMDVENNSGTDDIKIQFSRSGSGSSGFLEGLFGCLRPVWNIIGKAYSTDYKLQQQDTWEVPFEEISELQWLGSGAQGAVFLGKFRAEEVAIKKVREQNETDIKHLRKLKHPNIIAFKGVCTQAPCYCIIMEYCAHGQLYEVLRAGRKVTPRLLVDWSTGIASGMNYLHLHKIIHRDLKSPNVLVTHTDAVKISDFGTSKELSDKSTKMSFAGTVAWMAPEVIRNEPVSEKVDIWSFGVVLWELLTGEIPYKDVDSSAIIWGVGSNSLHLPVPSTCPDGFKILMKQTWQSKPRNRPSFRQTLMHLDIASADVLGTPQETYFKSQAEWREEVKKHFEKIKSEGTCIHRLDEELIRRRREELRHALDIREHYERKLERANNLYMELSAIMLQLEVREKELIKREQAVEKKYPGTYKRHPVRPIIHPIAVEKLMKRKGVSHKPGSQTKRPDLLKSEGISSAEVAPNGSPVSGSPKMSTLSNKGRYRCKPRHRRGNSKGSYNEFAGILKNQPAHDNSPQPPHHHHHPHSHLPSLQQHQQHSHPHYHGHHPRLNIQGQDIANCANNLRYFGPAAALRSPLSNHAQRRMSGSSPDLISTAMEADCRRNLENEEHKVDHWQCCKADPHNPCPQCRQVNSGQKQMPSIEPGMNHPESTTCGPLYEKAQLPEKMEEEDLNSCKSVSLLGTPQHQAAPVLPCKPRPIQKSGDDSSEQEEGEVDSEVEFPRRQRPHRCISSCQSYSTFSSENFSVSDGEEGNTSDHSNSPDELANRLEDQLTEKLDDMLSQTPEIPIEISTQSDGLSDKECAVRRVKTQMSLGKLCADEHSCENQAQFGESDCDSSEGECSDATVRTNKPCSSATW; this is encoded by the exons ATGCACATGCACGGCACCATGGCCAGTCCTCAGGAGCACCTGAGCTGGCCTTCCTCTACAAACTTGATCAACAAAACTTTCAGTGAAGACAAAGACTTCAGTGGGATACATGGTGATCATGCACCCACCGGAAACCATCCTTCACCTGAGATCATAGAGGATGTGCGAGAGAAGGGCTTACTTCAGGCAGATCTAATAGAAAGTGTGGGCAGTCCAGTCACCACAGCGGTGTTGACCAGCGTCAGTGAGGACTCTAGGGACCAATTTGAGAACAGTGTGCTGCAGTTGAGAGAACAGGATGAAGTTGAAACAGCTGTGCCTCAGGGCAACAGTAACACGATGGATGTAGAGAATAACAGTGGGACAGATGACATTAAAATCCAGTTCAGCAGATCCGGGAGTGGGAGCAGTGGGTTTCTTGAGGGACTTTTTGGCTGTTTGAGGCCAGTATGGAACATCATAGGGAAAGCATACTCCACAGACTACAAACTGCAGCAACAAG ATACATGGGAAGTTCCATTTGAGGAGATCTCAGAGCTGCAGTGGTTGGGCAGTGGAGCACAAGGAGCTGTCTTCTTAGGCAAATTCCGAGCGGAGGAGGTGGCAATCAAGAAAGTGAGAGAACAGAATGAAACAGACATCAAGCACTTGCGGAAGCTGAAGCATCCTAACATCATAGCCTTCAA GGGAGTTTGCACTCAAGCCCCATGTTACTGTATTATCATGGAGTACTGTGCACATGGACAGCTCTATGAAGTGCTACGAGCAGGTCGGAAAGTCACGCCTCGGCTGCTTGTGGACTGGTCCACAGGGATCGCAAGTGGAATGAATTATTTACACCTTCATAAAATCATCCACCGAGACCTCAAGTCACCAAA tGTATTAGTTACTCATACAGATGCAGtaaaaatttcagattttggtacATCTAAAGAACTCAGTGATAAAAGTACAAAAATGTCCTTCGCGGGCACCGTGGCTTGGATGGCCCCAGAGGTGATACGGAATGAGCCCGTCTCTGAAAAAGTGGATATATG GTCATTTGGGGTAGTTTTGTGGGAGCTGCTTACAGGAGAGATTCCATACAAGGATGTAGACTCCTCAGCTATCATCTGGGGAGTGGGCAGTAACAGCCTGCACCTTCCTGTCCCTTCCACCTGTCCAGATGGGTTCAAAATCCTCATGAAGCAAACATG GCAGAGCAAGCCCCGGAACCGTCCCTCTTTCCGACAGACACTGATGCACCTAGACATCGCATCTGCTGACGTTCTTGGCACCCCTCAGGAGACTTATTTCAAATCCCAG GCTGAATGGAGAGAAGAAGTAAAGAAGCACTTTGAGAAAATTAAGAGTGAAGGAACTTGCATACACCGGCTAGATGAAGAGCTAATTCGTCGCCGAAGAGAAGAGCTCAG GCACGCGTTAGATATCCGTGAACATTATGAGAGGAAGCTAGAGCGAGCCAATAACTTGTACATGGAGCTCAGCGCCATCATGCTGCAGCTGGAGGTCCGCGAGAAGGAGCTTATTAA ACGGGAACAAGCTGTGGAAAAGAAATATCCTGGGACTTACAAACGTCATCCAGTCAGACCAATAATCCACCCCATTGCGGTAGAGAAGCTGATGAAGAGGAAAGGGGTCTCTCATAAGCCAGGGAGCCAGACGAAACG GCCAGACCTGCTGAAATCAGAGGGCATATCCAGTGCGGAGGTGGCACCCAATGGCTCACCAGTCTCAGGAAGTCCCAAAATGTCAACACTCAGTAACAAAGGCCGATACCGCTGCAAACCACGTCACCGACGAGGGAACAGCAAAGGCAGCTATAATGAATTTGCAGGGATCTTGAAAAATCAGCCAGCCCACGACAACTCACCACAGCcacctcatcatcatcatcatcctcattcTCATCTTCCCAGCctacagcagcaccagcagcataGTCACCCCCATTACCATGGCCATCACCCCAGGCTAAACATCCAGGGGCAAGACATCGCGAACTGTGCGAACAACCTGAGGTACTTTggccctgcagcagccctgcgGAGCCCTCTCAGTAACCATGCCCAAAGGCGCATGTCCGGCTCCAGCCCTGATCTCATTTCTACTGCTATGGAAGCCGATTGTCGGAGGAATTTGGAGAATGAGGAACACAAGGTTGATCACTGGCAGTGTTGTAAAGCAGACCCACACAACCCCTGTCCTCAGTGCCGGCAGGTGAACAGTGGTCAGAAACAGATGCCGTCCATTGAACCAGGGATGAACCACCCTGAATCAACAACATGTGGTCCCTTGTATGAAAAGGCCCAGCTTCCTGAAAAGATGGAGGAGGAAGACCTCAACAGCTGCAAGTCAGTGTCCTTGCTAGGCACTCCTCAACACcaggctgccccagtgctaccttGCAAACCGAGACCTATTCAAAAG AGTGGTGACGACTCTTCAGAACAGGAAGAAGGAGAAGTGGACAGTGAAGTGGAGTTCCCACGGAGACAGAG GCCTCACCGCTGCATTAGTAGCTGCCAGTCCTACTCAACCTTCAGCTCTGAGAACTTCTCTGTGTCCGATGGAGAGGAGGGGAACACCAGCGACCACTCAAACAGCCCAGATGAGCTGGCCAACAGGCTGGAAGACCAGCTGACTGAGAAGCTGGATGACATGCTGTCCCAGACTCCGGAAATCCCCATCGAGATCTCCACTCAGTCTGATGGTCTTTCGGACAAAGAGTGCGCCGTGCGCAGGGTGAAGACACAGATGTCATTGGGCAAGCTCTGTGCAGATGAACACAGCTGTGAG